TTTCCGTCGGAAAAGGTGCCGGCCCCACCTTCTCCGAACTGGACATTGGATTCGGGGTCCAGTTGTCCGGCATTCCAGAAACTGTTCACATCTCGTACCCGGCTTTCCACGTCCTTTCCCCGTTCCAACAGTACCGGCCGGTAACCCCACCGGGCCAGGGTCAAAGCCGCAAAAATACCCGCCGGCCCGGCTCCTACTATGACCGGAGGATAAAGAAGCTTTTCCGTACCGCGTTGGATAGGTTTTCGTTTATCCCCTGTAATTATAAAAACGTCATGACGGCCCTTCCATCTCTCTATCCTTTCCCGCCCTTCGTCTATCTCAACTTCCACCGTGTACACCAGGTAAACTTTTTTACGGCGAGCATCCACCGATTCCCGCACGATCTTCCACTGTTTGATGCGGGAAGGAACTATATCCAAACGTTCCGCTATTAAAGGAACCAGCATGGAAATATCCTGTTCCAGCTCTAACCGCAAATTGGCTACCCGCAGTTTCATGATTTTCTCCCCTGTCTGAGATTTCAACTCCAGTACGCCTATAGTATATTGTGCTACGGGGAAAGTTGTTCCTCCGCCCGTTTCTCGAGGTGAACAATAACTTTTACTTTAGGATTATAATCTAAAGTTACCTCCGGCGGAACAACTAGTTCCACCTGCTGCAATATGTCCCGGTTCAGACCGTTTATGTCCACCGGAACGGTGTAAATATAATCAAGCTTATCCAGAACCTCGTAAGATCCATAAACCTTGACGGTTTCTGGATCTACCACTACTCGCTCGATCCGGTATTCAGGAGCAACTTCTCCCTGCAAAGCAGCTTTAATAGGAACAACCTTTCCCGGTTTATCCGCTACTACCGGGATAAAAACTTCAACGGTAGAAGGTACAACCGTCAGCCAGTCACTCATATATTGACCCTTTTGGCTTTCTACCTTGACGGGAAGGTATTTATGATAGTGTTGCTTCGGCCTGTCCAGCCGAACCTCTACAAATACGCCACCTATCTGTTCCAAAAGCTTCCGAGGTCCCTTGACAATTACCTCCGAGGGCTTGAGCACCGGTTCCAGCAGGTGATATCCCGAAGCAGCTCCTCCGCTAATATTTAAAGTTACCGGAAGCTGTACCTCAGAAATTTTGTCAATGCTTATCGTAACCTGTCGGGGAGTAATACTGACCAACTGAACCCCCTGAGGAACACTGACTTGGACCGGAAGTACAACTTCCCCGGCACTCATGTGAGAAGTCTCCACGTAGGCCTGAAGATCCCGGGAGGTTAAATTAGCTACCAGCTCCTCTCTTCCTTGAACCCTTACCTTGACGCTAGCCGGCTTGTCTTCAATTACCAGACCAGAGGCCAGGCCTCTCACCTCAAGAGGTACGTTGATAACATTATCCATATTAGGGTGTTGTTCTTCCGTAACATAAAGCCACAGAAGCAAGGCAAGAAATACGGAGATTATTTTATAAGTAATATTCCTCTCCAGGACCTTTTTCAACCTTAAGACCTCCATTTCCCCAGCAGGAAGCCCTGACTCTTAGGCAGCAGTAATTGTTCCAAAAGCTCGCGCAGGCTTTTTTCCTCCAAGTACCGGGTCAACTGCCCCTCCGCCGCAACGGAAACAGTTCCTGTTTCTTCGGAAACCACTATAGCCACTGCATCGGATATTTCCGTTATGCCTAGGGCAGCCCTGTGCCGTGACCCCAACTGTCTACTGAGATAAGGACTGTCGGTTAGCGGCAAAAAACAGGCCGCGGCCATCACTCGGTCACCCCTGATAATAACCGCGCCGTCGTGGAGAGGTGTCAGCGGCGTAAAGATATTGACCAAAAACTCCGCACTCACTATCCCCTCCACTTTCACGCCGTTTTCAATATAATCATTCAGTCCTGTTCCCCTCTCTATTACAATTAAAGCCCCGGTCTTATGCTTTCTTAAAACTTCCACTGCCCGGATGAGCTCGTTTATCAGGCGAGACATGTCGGCGGCCCCCAAAAGAGTAGTGGAGGTGAAAAACCGTCCTCTACCCAGCTGTTCCAGCGCCCGGCGAAGTTCCGGCTGAAACACCACCGGTAACGCCACCAGTATCATAAGACGGGTCTGATCGAGTATCCAGCTAACTGTAGTCAAATGGAGCTTCTCACTGATGAAAGAAGCGATGAATAACACCGCCAAGCCTTTGAGCAGTTGAGCAGCCCTGGTCCCTTCGATTAGTATGATAAGTTTGTAGAGAACATAAGAGACCAACGTTATATCAATAAGGAGCAATATAAAATCTTCAAGGCTGAGGTACTTGAGAAATTGTAATTGAGCCGCCAACAAAATCACCTCGAGAATAGCCTACATCCACTAATACCTTCGACAATATCCCCCTAAACCCTTCTTTTTGAAACAAGCCCATTTTCTGCAAACTCCGGCCAATGAAAAAGCGCCTCTTCCGAGCAGCTTTTGCGAGAGGCGCTTTCACCGAAGCCCGCGTTTCGCAGTTTTTTCCTTCTGTTGCTTTAGCAGGGCGTAGTCCATACTGTCCAGCAGAGCCTGCCAGCTGGCTTCGATTATGTTGGTGGAAACTCCGACTGTACTCCAGGAAGAGGTTTTGTCTCGCGATTCAATCAAAACTCGCACTTTGGCGGCCGTAGCATCCTTTTCATCCAGGACCCGAACCTTGTAATCGGTAAGGTGCATTTCCCGGATAACCGGGTAAAACTCTTCCAGAGCTTTACGCAAGGCGTTGTCCAGCGCATTTACCGGACCGTTTCCTTCAGCAGCAGTATGTACTACCCGGTCATCAACCCGGATTTTTATCACTGCTTCGGAAATAGTTTCCTGTTCGGCCCTTTTTTCTACAATTATCTTGAAGGATTCCAACTGGAAGTGCTGCCGGTATTGTCCGAAAGCTTTCCGGAGCAGCAGTTCCAAGGAACCTTCCGCTCCTTCAAACTGAAAACCCTGATATTCCAGCTCTTTAATGCGCTGGATAACCTTTCGGGTTTCCGGAGCGTCTATTGGTATATCCAAGTCTAGTTCCTGCGCTTTGTACCGCAGGTTACTTATTCCCGAAAGCTCCGAAACGAGAACTCTCCTCCTGTTACCTACAACTTCCGGGGGAATATGCTCGTAGGTCCGAGAATCCTTGAGAACGGCACTGACATGTACTCCTCCTTTGTGAGTGAAAGCGCTCTGGCCCACAAAGGGCTGGTGCCCCGGCAGTACAACATTGGCTATCTCACTCACATAGCGGGCAACTTCCGTCAGGCGGCGCAAACAACCTTCCGGCAGGCAACGGTACCCCATCTTATATTCCAGATTGGCAATTACCGATATAAGATTTGCATTTCCGCACCTTTCCCCAAATCCGTTTATGGTTCCCTGGACCATATCCACTCCGGCTCTTACTGCCGCCAAGGAATTAGCCACCGCCAGCTCGCCGTCATTGTGAGCGTGTATGCCCAGAGGTGTTTTAATTCTGCTCTTTACTTCTTTTACTATCCGGTTAACTTCATCAGGTAAAGAACCTCCATTGGTATCGCAAAGAACTATCCAGTCGGCTCCCGCTTCTGCTGCCGCCTGTAAAGTTTTTAAAGCATATTCGCCATTGTTTTTGTAACCGTCGAAAAAGTGCTCCGCGTCATAAATGACCTCCAGATTCTTATTTTTCAAATAAGACACCGTTTCCCGGATCATGCTGAGGTTTTCTTCTAAAGTTGTCTTTAAAGCCTCCACAACATGGAAATCCCAGGACTTGCCGAAAATGGCCACGGTCTTAACTCCGGCCTCCAAGAGGGCATTTAGATTGGCATCCTCTTCCGGCCTAACGCCCGGCCTGCGTGTACTGCCGAAAGCGGTCAAGCGGGCATGCTTGAAAATAAGTTCTTTCGCCCGGCGGAAGAACTCCAGGTCCTTGGGATTGGAACCGGGCCATCCCCCTTCAATGTAGTCTACTCCCAGGTAATCCAACTTGCCGGCTATTTTCAGTTTGTCTTCTACCGAAAGGCTGATGCCTTCTCCTTGGGAACCGTCTCTCAAAGTAGTGTCATAAATGAATACTTTAGCCATATCAGCTCTCTCCAATGATATGTTTTCTGATTAGTTCTCCCATTTCTTCCGTGTTAACCGGAGTTTTGCCGTCTTCCATAATATCCGGCGTTCGGTATCCCTTCTCCAAAACGGCGGATACAGCTTGCGAAACAGAATCCGCTGCCTCCGGCATGTGGAAAGAATACTTCAGCATCATGGCTGCCGATAAAATGGTGGCAATTGGATTCGCCTTTTTTTGGCCCGCTATATCCGGAGCAGAACCATGAACCGGTTCATACAGGGCCACCGAACCGCCAATGCTGGCCGACGGCAACATTCCAATGGAACCAGTAAGCATTGCCGCCTGATCGGTCAGAATGTCACCGAACATGTTCTCGGTAATAATCACATCAAAATGCTTAGGATTGCGTACCAACTGCATAGCGCAGTTGTCTACGTACATGTGTTCCAGTTCCACTTCTGGATATTCCCGGGATATGCGGTTGACTACTTCCCGCCACAGGCGGGGACATTTCCNNNNNNNNNNNNNNNNNNNNNNNNNNNNNNNNNNNNNNNNNNNNNNNNNNNNNNNNNNNNNNNNNNNNNNNNNNNNNNNNNNNNNNNNNNNNNNNNNNNNNNNNNNNNNNNNNNNNNNNNNNNNNNNNNNNNNNNNNNNNNNNGCGGGCCATTTCGAAGCCCAAGCGGGCGATGCGCTCAATTTCCTCCGTAGAATAAACCAGGGTGTCGATGGCCACTTCTCCGGTGGCCGTTTTTTCCCGTTTCTTTTCGCCAAAATAAATTCCGCCGGTTAGCTCCCGGATAACCAAAAGATCAGTGCCTACAACTACCTCCGGCTTTAAGGTGGAGGCACTGGCTAAAGCCGGATAGAGTACCGCCGGTCGCAGGTTGGCGTACAGTCCCAACTCCTTCCGAAGTTTCAGCAGAGCCGCCACTTCGGGTCTAAGGTGAACGGGAAGCGTGTCCCACTTGGGCCCCCCAACTGCTCCCAACAGTATGGCATCGCTCCGGCGGCATAAATTAAGAGTGTCATCCGGCAGGGGTGTTCCCGCAGCATCTATAGCTGCACCCCCTACCAGCCCTTCTTCAAACTCAAAAGACACCTTAAACTTTTCCCCTATTACTTCCAGTACTTTGACTGCTTCCGGTACAATTTCGCTCCCAATGCCGTCCCCCGGCAGCACTGCAATTTTAGGCATTGCGCTTCACCTTCCTGGCTACGTAATTCATAAGTCCTCCCGCCGCTATCAGTTCCTGCATAAAAGGAGGAAAGGTCGTGGCACGGTAGCTTTCATTCCGGGTGAGGTTATAAATAATACCCTCTTCTGCATCTACCTTTATTTCATCGCCGGTATTAATAGCTTCCGCCGCTTCCGGGGATTCGAAAATAGGCAGGCCGATGTTAATGGCATTACGGTAAAAAATCCTGGCAAAGGATTTGGCAATTACACAGGATACCCCGGCGGCCTTGATGGCTATGGGTGCATGTTCCCGGGAACTACCACAACCAAAATTTTTGTCTGCCACAATAATATCCCCCGGTTTTACCTTCCGCGGAAAATCAGGATCGGCATCTTCCATGCAGTGTTTTGCCAGTTCCTCCGGCGAAGATGTATTAAGATAACGGGCCGGTATGATAGCGTCGGTATCAATATCGGCTCCGAACTTCCAGGCACGTCCTACATAATGCAACTAAACCACCTCCTTGGGACCAGCAATACGTCCTTTAACCGCACTGGCAGCCGCTACCGCCGGGTTGGCCAGATACACTTCACTTTCCGGATGACCCATTCGGCCCACAAAGTTACGGTTTGTAGTGGCTACCGCCTTTTCGCCCTTGGCCAGTATACCCATATGTCCTCCCAGGCACGGGCCGCAGGTAGGAGTACTGACGGCTGCTCCCGCCTCAATGAAAACCTCTATAAGCCCCTCCCGGAGGGCCTGCCGATAAATCTCCTGGGTTCCGGGAATGATAATCAGGCGCACCTCCGGGTGTACCTGCCGGCCTCGGAGCACTTGGGCGGCCAAACGTAAATCTTCAAGGCGGCCGTTAGTACAGGACCCAATCACCACTTGATCAATCGGTATATCGGGCACCTCGCTGATTGGCCGGGTATTTTCCGGTAGATGGGGAAAAGCCACCTGGGGCTCTAGCTTACTTACATCGTAATCAACAACCCGGGCATAACGCGCGTCAGGATCACTGCGGAAAATCTGGTAGGGTCTTCGGGCCCTGTTCTCTACATAAGCCAGAGTGATTTCATCCGGCTCAATGATACCGTTTTTCGCCCCCGCCTCAATGGCCATATTGGCCATAGTGAATCGGCTGTCCATAGAGAGATATTTGATTGCCTCGCCGGTAAATTCCATGGCCATGTACCGGGCGCCATCTACCCCCAGGTCACCAATGGTATGTAGAATCAAATCTTTCCCAACCACCCAAGGCTGCAGCCTTCCGTGGTAGACAAGCTTGATAGATTCCGGGACTCGGAACCAGGCCTCTCCCGTGGCCATTCCTGCCGCCATATCGGTACTGCCCACACCGGTAGCAAAAGCTCCCAGAGCTCCGTAAGTACAGGTATGGGAATCCGCACCAATGACCACATCTCCCGGAACCACCAGTCCGGCCTCCGGAAGGAGACAATGCTCAATACCCATTCTTCCAACTTCAAAATAGTTGGTTATCTGATACCGGCGGGCAAAATCCCTTACTACTTTGGCTTGCTCCGCCGATTTTATATCTTTGTTGGGAGNNNNNNNNNNNNNNNNNNNNNNNNNNNNNNNNNNNNNNNNNNNNNNNNNNNNNNNNNNNNNNNNNNNNNNNNNNNNNNNNNNNNNNNNNNNNNNCCAAGACTACCCGGTCTGGATCAAATACCCTCTCTAAACCTAATTTTTCAAATTCTCGGATGGCAACCGGTGCCGTAATATCGTTCCCCAACACCAAGTCCAATTTGGCATTTATCAATTGTCCCGGTTCTACCTTATCCAAACCGGCATGATAAGCCAGGATTTTCTCCGTAATCGTCATCCCCATGAGCTCTCTCCTCCCTTCAACCAATCATAAAGACTAACTGTTTACCGTACCTGCATTGGTAACCGTTATATCCTTCCTATCAAACACAATCTTGTTCAGGGCATTGATATAGGCCTTGGCACTAGCCTCAATAATGTCCGTACTGATGCCCCTGCCGGTATAAACTTTGTCTTCATGCTGCAACTTTACCGTAACCTCTCCCATGGCGTCCTTACCTCCCGTTACGGCATTCAACGAATAATGCTTCAGGCACACTTGAAGACCGGCAATTTTATCTATAGCCTTGAAAACAGCGTCAACCGGGCCGTCACCACAAGCAGCTTCTTCTCTCAGTTGATCTTCAACCCGTATACCGATGGTAGCCGTTGGTACCACCCGGGTTCCGGCTGAAATATGCAAATGTTCCAGTTGAAACTTCTCCGGAATTATACGAATTTCGTCCTCCACGATGGCTTCCAAATCTTTATCGGTAATTTCCTTTTTGCGATCGGCCAGGTTTTTAAAGCGAATAAACGCTTTATCTAATTCTGCCTCCGTCAGCCGGAAGCCCAGTTCTTCAAGGCGCTTCTTGAAAGCATGCCGTCCCGAATGCTTACCCAGGACAATATTATTCTGCACCAGACCGATCATGGCTGGGTTCATAATTTCATAAGTAGTTCTTTCCTTTAATACACCGTCCTGGTGAATTCCTGACTCATGGGCAAAAGCATTCCGGCCCACAATGGCCTTGTTAGGCTGAATCGGCATACCCGTGAGAGAGCTTACCAGCTTGCTGGTGCGATATATTTCTTCCGTCTTAATATTGGTTTCAAAACCGTAGTAGGCTTTACGGGTATACAGAGCCATAACCACCTCTTCCAGAGCAGTATTCCCCGCTCTTTCTCCAATTCCGTTGACAGCACACTCTACCTGCTGGGCACCGTTAACCAGAGCGGCCAGGGAATTAGCCACCGCCAGACCCAGGTCGTTATGACAGTGTACGCTCAGAACAGCTTTATCTATATTAGGTACTCTGGCTCGAATTTCGGCAATGAATTTGCCAAACTCGTCCGGGGTGGCATAGCCTACCGTATCCGGAATGTTAATGGTTGTGGCCCCTGCCTCAATAGCTGCTTCTACCACCTGGCAGAGAAAATCCAAGTCACTGCGGAAACCGTCTTCGGGAGAAAACTCTACGTCAGAAGTATATTTCTTGGCATGCTTAACCCCGTTAACGGCAGCTTCCAATACCTGTTCCCGGGTCATCCTCAACTTGTATCGCATATGTATCTCCGAAGTTGCAATAAACGTATGAATACGCGGCTGCTCGGCATCTTTTACCGCTTCCCAAGCCCGGTCTATATCTCCGGGTGAAATACGGGCCAGGGCGGCTATAACAGGCCCTTTTACGTTTCGGGCAATAGCTCTAACCGCTTCAAAGTCCCCGGGAGAAGCGATGGGAAACCCAGCCTCAATTATATCAACGCCCAATCGAGCCAGTTGCTGAGCAATCTCCAATTTCTCCTGAATGTTCAGGTTAACCCCAGGAGACTGTTCCCCATCCCGAAGCGTAGTGTCGAAAATATATACTTTCCTACTCATTCTGTTTTCCCTCCACATCACGATACTGAATCATCTCATCCAGTCCTTTAGCGGAAGGCACCATCGGATAAACCCACTCGTCGCGATCTATCACACATTCCACCAGGGTAAGCCTGTCGTTGTTAAGGGCTTCCTTGAGTACAGGAACTACCTCCTCCGGACTTTGGATGCGGTAAGCAGCCGCGCCGTAGCATTCAGCCAGTCGAACAAAGTCGGGGTTGCCCGTAAATTCCACCGCGGTATAACGCCGTTCACAGTAGAAGTGTTGAAGCTGCCTTACCATCCCCAACCCGCTGTTGTTAAACAATAATATCTTTATTGGGAGGTTATTTTCCATGGCCGTTGCCATTTCGGCCATGTTCATCTGAAAGCTTCCGTCTCCGGTTACTGCAATAACCAGGGCCTCCGGATTACCCAACTGGGCACCAATAGCAGCAGGAAAACCGTAGCCCATGGCACCTAGACCCCCGGAGGTCAAGAAGCTTCCGGGTCTGGCAAATTTATAAAATTGAGCGGCCCACATTTGGTGCTGCCCTACATCGGCAGTTACAATAGCCTGGTGATCAGTCAGACGCCCCAATTCCTCTATTACATATTGAGGACGCAATGTCTCCTTCTTGTTGCCGTACTCTAAAGGATACCGTTCTCTCCATTCGTTAATTTTGGCCAGCCACTCTTCGTTTTTCTTTTCCTCTACCAGAGCAAGAATACTCTGCAGTACCAGCTTGACATCCCCCACAATGGGCACGTTAACTTCTACGTTCTTTCCTATTTCCGCGGGATCAATATCCAGGTGAATAATTTTCGCCCTGGGCGCGAACTTCTCTACCAATCCGGTTACCCGGTCGTCAAACCTGACACCGAGAGCAATTAACAAATCTGCTTCGGTGACCGCGTAGTTGGCATAGGCAGTCCCATGTAATCCAAGCATGCCTAGAGAAAGAGGATGGTTTTCAGGAAAGCTACCTATACCCATTAAAGTGGTGGCCACCGGAATGGAAAGAGTTTCAGCCAGCTTGCGTAGCTCTTCCGTTGCTCCGGAACTTATTACACCCCCACCGACAAAAATTACCGGCCGCTCCGCCTCCTGCATCAACCTTGCAGCATTGCGGATCTGGTTAGGGTGCCCTTTGTAAGTAGGCTTGTAGCCTCGCAATTCTACTCGCTCCGGAGCCCCCCGGCTACATATACCTGCCGCCACGTCTTTGGGAATATCGATTAATACAGGACCGGGGCGGCCGGTGCGGGCAATATGAAACGCTTCTTTAACCACCCTTGGCAAATCATTGGGGTCTTTAACCAGATAGTTATGCTTGGTTATAGGAAAAGTGATGCCTGTAATATCAACCTCCTGAAAAGCATCGGTCCCGATCATGCTGGTAGGTACCTGTCCGGTAAGAACAACCAGAGGTATGGAATCCATATAAGCTCCAGCAATACCAGTTACCAAGTTAGTTGCGCCCGGTCCCGAAGTTGCCAGGCAAACTCCCGGTTTACCGGTTGTACGGGCATAACCGCTCGCCGCATGAACTGCAGCCTGTTCAAACCGAACCAAAACATGCCGTATGTTTGTCTCGTTTAGAGCATCGTAAATGGGCAGTACCGCTCCTCCAGGAATGCCGAATATTATCTCCACCTGCTCTTCTTCCAAAGTTCTGACCAACGCCTGCGCTCCCGTAATCCCCAAACCGAAAGCACCTCCCACTTTATCTTAATGCTCTCCCGCCCCTGACCATACCTATTGCTTAGGACCTCTCACCATAGCTATTTTTCCTGTCCGCACCAGTTCTTTTATCCCGAAGGGTCTGAGGGAGGCCTCAATAGCATTTATCTTACCCTCATCGCCTGTTGCTTCAATAATAAGAGTATTCCTGCCAATATCCACAATGCGGGCCCGAAAGATGTCCACAATCTGCATGATTTCTCCTCGTACCGAGGGATCAGCGTTAACTTTAACGAGTAACAACTCCCGGTCCACATATTCTTCTTCAGTAATATCACTGAGTTTTATAACGTCAATAAGTTTATGCAACTGCTTGCTAACCTGCTCTATCACCCGGTCATCCCCGTCCACTACAATAGTCATACGGGCAATATCCGGGTTTTCGGTTTGACCTACCGCCAGACTCTCAATATTGTATCCTCTGCGGCTAAACAGACCAGCTATCCGGGCCAAAACACCAGGCCTGTTTTCTACCAGCACCGCTAAGGTATGTTTCATGCTACCTACCTCCCCAGCATTTTATTGAGGGAGCCACCGGGAGGAACCATGGGAAAAACATTCTCTTCTCTCTCCACCCAGAAGTCCAGCAGGAAGGGCTTTTTAGTAGCCAAAGCTCTTTCTAGAGCCGGCCTTACCTCCTCCCGTTTGGTAACCCGTACGGCTTCAATTCCATAAGCCTCCGCCAGTTTGACAAAATCGGGGCCAAGTACCTCCGATTGCGAATAGCGCTTATTAAAGAATAATTCCTGCCATTGGCGGACCATTCCCAGGTACTGGTTATTGAGAATGGCAACTTTAATGGGCAGATTGTATTGAGCTATCGTGGCCAGTTCCTGCGAGGTCATCTGCACGCTTCCATCACCGGCGATATCGAAAACGGTAGCTTCCGGATGAGCTATTTGTACACCGATGGCCGCCGGCAATCCGAAACCCATGGTACCCAGTCCGCCGGAAGATATAAAAGAGCGCGGCTTTCGGCAACGGTAATACTGGGCGGCCCACATCTGGTGCTGCCCTACTTCGGTGGTAATATAAGCATCGCCTCGAGTTATTTCATAGATTTGTTCAATTACATATTGAGGTTTAAGCCTTCCATTATTATCGTCCTCATAATGTAAAGGATAACGACGACGCCATTCCTCAATGGTATCCAGCCAATCTCTCCTCTCCCTAGGCTCGACTAGTTTCAGCAGATCCCGCAGAGCTAGCTTTACATCTCCCACAATAGGAATATCCACAGGTACATTCTTGCCGATTTCCGCCGGGTCAATGTCAATATGGATAATGGTCGCGTTGGGTGCAAAAGTATCTACCCGACCTGTAACTCGGTCATCGAAGCGAACACCTACAGCCAGCAGGAGATCACATTCCGAAACCGCATAATTGGCATAACAAGTTCCGTGCATCCCCAACATCCCGAGACATAGAGGATGATCTTCCGGAATTGACCCCTTGCCCATTAGAGTGATAGTTACCGGGATGTTCAGCTTCTCAGCCAGTTCCAACAACTCCCGGTGAGCACCGGAGGCAATTACTCCACCGCCAGCATAAATGACGGGTTTTTTCGCCCGCATAATGGCTTGAGCGGCCCTGTTTATCTGTTTCCCGTTACGGTACGGTTTTAACTGATAACCGGGAAGATCAATTTCCGGAGGATACATGAATTCAGCTTTTTGAGTACAAATATCTTTAGGAATATCTATTATTACCGGTCCCGGCCGTCCCGTAGTCGCAATGTAGAATGCTTCCCTTACGATCCGGGCCAAGTCCTTGACGTCTTTCACCAGATAACCATATTTGGTTATCGGCAAAGTTATACCCGTTATATCAGCTTCCTGGAAGGAATCTTTTCCCACCATATCCAGACTGACCTGGCCGGTTATAGCAATGAGGGGAACTGAATCCATATAGGCATTAGCTATCCCCGTAACCAAATTGGTGGCACCAGGTCCTGAAGTAGCAATGCAAACTCCCGGTTTGCCGGTAGCCCTGGCGTAACCGTCAGCCGCATGCACGGCACCCTGCTCGTGACGGGTTAGAATATGCCGTA
This genomic stretch from Calderihabitans maritimus harbors:
- the ilvN gene encoding acetolactate synthase small subunit, which produces MKHTLAVLVENRPGVLARIAGLFSRRGYNIESLAVGQTENPDIARMTIVVDGDDRVIEQVSKQLHKLIDVIKLSDITEEEYVDRELLLVKVNADPSVRGEIMQIVDIFRARIVDIGRNTLIIEATGDEGKINAIEASLRPFGIKELVRTGKIAMVRGPKQ
- the ilvB gene encoding biosynthetic-type acetolactate synthase large subunit — its product is MAVRQVTEAIELSEVKDLGNLSKPEVLTGAQILIKALEAEGVDTVFGYPGGAVLAIYDCLYESNIRHILTRHEQGAVHAADGYARATGKPGVCIATSGPGATNLVTGIANAYMDSVPLIAITGQVSLDMVGKDSFQEADITGITLPITKYGYLVKDVKDLARIVREAFYIATTGRPGPVIIDIPKDICTQKAEFMYPPEIDLPGYQLKPYRNGKQINRAAQAIMRAKKPVIYAGGGVIASGAHRELLELAEKLNIPVTITLMGKGSIPEDHPLCLGMLGMHGTCYANYAVSECDLLLAVGVRFDDRVTGRVDTFAPNATIIHIDIDPAEIGKNVPVDIPIVGDVKLALRDLLKLVEPRERRDWLDTIEEWRRRYPLHYEDDNNGRLKPQYVIEQIYEITRGDAYITTEVGQHQMWAAQYYRCRKPRSFISSGGLGTMGFGLPAAIGVQIAHPEATVFDIAGDGSVQMTSQELATIAQYNLPIKVAILNNQYLGMVRQWQELFFNKRYSQSEVLGPDFVKLAEAYGIEAVRVTKREEVRPALERALATKKPFLLDFWVEREENVFPMVPPGGSLNKMLGR